The Pyrus communis chromosome 9, drPyrComm1.1, whole genome shotgun sequence genome has a segment encoding these proteins:
- the LOC137745613 gene encoding late embryogenesis abundant protein 47-like, with protein sequence MSQEQPRKPEDQKEPVTYGDVFPGVQGAQLADKVVTPKDAAMIQAAENAVLGQTVKGGAAAVIQSAATQNEKAAVVGSSDVKADVGGDGGGVSVKEADLPGRRIITESIGGQVVGQYSQRAPLAPPNTMHPVGGSAVQITIGEALEATAMTAGQKPVEWSDAAAIQAAEVRATGRTNIVPGGVAAAAQSAATLNARATKDEEKTKLADILANATSKLPADKPATRRDAEGVTGAEMRNDPYLTTHPTGVAASVAAAARLNENNSSQMPK encoded by the exons ATGAGCCAAGAACAGCCGCGGAAACCTGAAGATCAGAAGGAGCCGGTGACATATGGGGATGTGTTTCCCGGCGTTCAGGGCGCCCAGCTGGCGGACAAGGTGGTGACGCCCAAGGATGCCGCCATGATCCAGGCGGCAGAAAATGCTGTGTTGGGGCAGACCGTCAAGGGTGGTGCTGCTGCAGTCATCCAGTCCGCCGCTACGCAGAATGAGAAGGCGGCTGTTGTCGGTTCAAGTGACGTGAAAGCGGATGTTGGAGGAGACGGCGGCGGGGTTAGCGTTAAGGAGGCTGATCTTCCGGGACGCCGTATAATAACGGAGTCGATCGGTGGACAG GTTGTGGGGCAATACAGCCAGCGAGCTCCATTGGCACCACCAAACACTATGCATCCTGTCGGAGGCTCCGCCGTTCAAATCACCATTGGTGAGGCCCTGGAGGCCACGGCTATGACAGCCGGACAGAAGCCAGTTGAGTGGAGTGATGCCGCTGCAATTCAAGCGGCCGAGGTTAGAGCCACTGGCCGCACCAATATAGTACCTGGTGGTGTGGCCGCTGCGGCTCAGTCTGCCGCAACCCTCAATGCTCGGGCTACAAAGGACGAGGAGAAGACCAAACTGGCTGACATTCTTGCG AATGCAACTTCAAAGTTACCGGCAGACAAACCGGCAACACGTCGAGATGCTGAGGGAGTGACTGGTGCTGAAATGCGAAACGATCCATACCTGACTACCCATCCGACTGGAGTGGCGGCTTCGGTGGCGGCCGCTGCTAGGCTGAACGAGAATAATAGCAGCCAAATGCCAAAATAG
- the LOC137745612 gene encoding uncharacterized protein, whose translation MEGERKLSAEAVAIFREGIGLVLSRWSALQLAIDNEWGGRGSRQKAEQLAADAFSWFTQSAEILYIDDLEDILNEAMISLNTMIEDGSIEEVAEKLMFMYEDCLTGNFNSVESLRDANHRRVAVPHVRQENEDDDDDDDDDNEETDGSSNMMVDTPESQPNLDPADTTSSKPTPKPVAKTEDGWEVVGARRNRGKRN comes from the exons ATGGAAGGTGAGAGAAAGCTGTCGGCGGAGGCGGTGGCGATATTCAGAGAAGGCATAGGGTTGGTTTTGTCCCGGTGGTCGGCGCTCCAATTGGCCATCGACAACGAGTGGGGCGGCCGTGGCTCGCGCCAAAAAGCGGAGCAACTCGCGGCCGATGCCTTCTCCTGGTTCACTCAGTCTGCAG AGATTCTATACATTGATGATTTGGAAGATATTCTCAATGAAGCTATGATTTCTCTCAATACAATGATAGAGGATGGCAGCATTGAGGAG GTGGCTGAAAAGTTAATGTTTATGTATGAAGACTGTTTGACTGGCAATTTCAATTCTGTTGAAAGTTTGAGAGATGCCAATCATCGAAGAGTTGCCGTTCCTCATGTTAGACAA GAGAATGAAGATGACGAcgatgatgatgacgatgacAACGAGGAAACTGATGGTTCATCAAACATGATGGTGGACACACCAGAGTCCCAGCCAAATTTGGATCCAGCAGACACGACGAGCAGTAAACCAACTCCCAAGCCAGTAGCTAAAACAGAAGATGGATGGGAAGTAGTTGGAGCAAGACGTAATCGGGGTAAAAGGAATTAG